The region CAAAAATTAATAGCGTATAGTGACTCTACTTCTACCCAAATAGTCTTAATTACCATTCCATCCCTTAAAGGAGAAGATATCGGTATGCTAGGACCTAAATGGGGACAAGAGTGGGGAATCGGCCAAAAGGGAAAAGACAATGGTATCGTTATCTTAATGGCTGCTAAAGAACGCAAGATAGGTATCTATCCAGGTTATGGTGTAGAACATAAGATAACAGCTGGACAAGGAGGAGAAATCATCCGTAATATCATTATTCCTGAATTTAAAAGAAACGACTACTACGCTGGACTTGATAAAGGTACTGATGCAGTATTCGAATTACTAACTGGAACTTATCAAGCAGATAAGACTATTCGCTCAGATGGAGAGAATAGTATAGGAGGTCTTGTATGTTTAGGTGTTATTATCTTTATGATCGTATTCGCTATTATCTCTAGTAACAAGAACAATAAAGGCGGTGGCGGCGGTAACTCCCGCAATCGCAATGTAGCAGGTACCCTACTTGACATCTTAGTTCTTAGTAGCCTTGGCAGTGGAAGTAGCAGAGGCGGAGGTAGCTTCGGTGGAGGTGGTGGATTCGGCGGAGGAGGCGGTGGCTTTGGAGGCGGATTTGGCGGAGGTGGATTCTCTGGTGGAGGATCTAGCGGTAGCTGGTAAACATTTTAAACAAATAATACATAAGCAGGTAATATAGCTCTCAACCAGAGTTTATATTACCTGCTTTTTTTTATACTAGTACATTTCTAATCATTACATATTAACAACATCGTGCATCCATATTGACAGCATTAAAAAGGTTGTTTTAATGGACTCACTATGGACTCACTATGGACTCATCATAGACTCA is a window of Myroides oncorhynchi DNA encoding:
- a CDS encoding TPM domain-containing protein; its protein translation is MIKLILKAYHFILVIIALLLSQFTYAQFDVPEKPSFQTSVYDYATILDTNQKQQLEQKLIAYSDSTSTQIVLITIPSLKGEDIGMLGPKWGQEWGIGQKGKDNGIVILMAAKERKIGIYPGYGVEHKITAGQGGEIIRNIIIPEFKRNDYYAGLDKGTDAVFELLTGTYQADKTIRSDGENSIGGLVCLGVIIFMIVFAIISSNKNNKGGGGGNSRNRNVAGTLLDILVLSSLGSGSSRGGGSFGGGGGFGGGGGGFGGGFGGGGFSGGGSSGSW